The region GGGACGCGGAAAGGTAGCGAATTAATGGCCGATTTTGGGCATGACCTGTGGTTCGGGGCCTTCCTCAGGCCGGACGCGGCGGGCCACCACCGGATCGTCCGGCAGGCCATGCTGGCCGACGAGCTGGGGCTCGACATCATCGGCGTCCAGGACCACCCGTACCAGCCGTCGTTCCTGGACACCTGGACGCTGCTGTCGGTGCTCGCGGCCCGCACCGAGCGGGTGCGGCTCTTCCCCGACGTGGCGAACCTCCCGCTGCGGCCGCCCGCGGTGCTGGCCAGGGCCGCCGCGTCGCTCGACATCCTCAGCGGCGGCCGGGTGGAGCTGGGGCTCGGGGCCGGGGCGTTCTGGGACGGCGTCGCGGCCATGGGCGGCCCGCGCCGCGACCCCGGCGACGCGGTCGAGGCGCTGGAGGAGGCCGTCGCGGTGCTGCGCGCTCTGTGGACGCCCGGCGAGGGCGTACGGCTCGACGGCCGGCACTACCGGTTGGAGGGCGCGCGGCCCGGGCCGTTCCCCCCGCATCCGATCGGGCTGTGGATCGGCGCGTACAAGCGGCGCATGCTGGAGCTGACGGGGCGGCTCGGCGACGGCTGGGTGCCCTCGTCCGGGTACGCCGCGCCGGGCGAGCTGGGGGCGATGACGGCGATCCTGGACGCGGCCGCCGAACGGGCCGGGCGCGACCCCGCCGGGATCCGCCGCGTCTACAACATCGAGGGCCGGTTCTCCGGCGCGGCCGGGGAGGGGTTCCTGAACGGGCCGCCCGCCGTGTGGGCCGAACAACTCACCGGCCTCGTGCGGGACCACGGCATGAGCGTCTTCGTGCTCGCCGTGGCCGACGACAGGGACCTCAAGGTCTTCGCCGAGGAGGTCGCCCCCGC is a window of Microbispora sp. NBC_01189 DNA encoding:
- a CDS encoding LLM class flavin-dependent oxidoreductase, which gives rise to MADFGHDLWFGAFLRPDAAGHHRIVRQAMLADELGLDIIGVQDHPYQPSFLDTWTLLSVLAARTERVRLFPDVANLPLRPPAVLARAAASLDILSGGRVELGLGAGAFWDGVAAMGGPRRDPGDAVEALEEAVAVLRALWTPGEGVRLDGRHYRLEGARPGPFPPHPIGLWIGAYKRRMLELTGRLGDGWVPSSGYAAPGELGAMTAILDAAAERAGRDPAGIRRVYNIEGRFSGAAGEGFLNGPPAVWAEQLTGLVRDHGMSVFVLAVADDRDLKVFAEEVAPAVREAVARERGRTDRADRADQADQADQADQADGDAVAPADHPAAASRTTGTPAVLDEATRPRLPKRDPAALTPRQRAAGQRLVLIHDHLRRELTQVRDALEQVAAGRSDAAALRSLINELTMRQNYWTLGTFCASYCRLLTTHHTIEDEHMFPMLAAAQASLAPVVERLEQEHEVIAEVLTGLDAALVAMIEEPDRLDGVRAQVDRLSDVLLSHLRYEEEELVEPISRLGLDI